One part of the Rutidosis leptorrhynchoides isolate AG116_Rl617_1_P2 chromosome 1, CSIRO_AGI_Rlap_v1, whole genome shotgun sequence genome encodes these proteins:
- the LOC139840321 gene encoding uncharacterized protein yields MSLLIWLLLFAHRKQHLLKQILGTISEELYLGQVYSTIASEVWTELKETYDKVNGSVVFNLHKKINSLTQNGSSLSEYYHTLNSLWKQFDAMVHIPDNTTEFKEHMEMIKLMQFLMGLDESYSQIRGIILTTEPLPTIKTAYATLSGKECHKNA; encoded by the exons ATGAGTTTGTTAATTTGGTTACTCCTCTTTGCACATCGTAAACAACATCTGTTAAAACAG ATTTTGGGTACCATCTCAGAAGAGTTATATCTTGGGCAAGTTTACTCTACTATTGCTTCTGAGGTGTGGACTGAATTAAAAGAGACTTATGATAAGGTTAATGGTTCTGTTGTGTTCAATTTGCATAAAAAGATTAATTCATTAACTCAGAATGGCTCATCATTGTCTGAATATTATCACACACTTAATTCTTTGTGGAAACAATTTGATGCTATGGTTCACATACCTGATAATACAACTGAATTTAAAGAACATATGGAAATGATTAAGCTAATGCAATTTCTAATGGGTCTGGATGAATCATATTCTCAAATAAGAGGTATAATTTTAACCACTGAACCACTTCCTACTATTAAAACTGCTTATGCCACTCTGTCTGGAAAAGAATGtcacaaaaatgcttaa
- the LOC139875157 gene encoding G-type lectin S-receptor-like serine/threonine-protein kinase At4g03230 — MISISARLVLCFFLIPALTYGADTLMVNQSLSGNQTLVSRDANFELGFFKPGKSNNNYIGIWYKRVKQTTIVWVANRDTPISDTSSSSLIIKGGNLVLLNESNTQIWSTSLPTSGVSSASVLLLDDGNLVLRYGSNSSPPIWQSFDHPTQTFLPGSKLGYNKITNSKQVISSWKSIDDPATGLYSLEVDQDQKQYLIKWNNSVTYWTSGSWNDRTHIFNLVPEMRLNYIYNYSYIDNVNESYFTYSLYYPSIISRLVIDVSGQIQQMSWLESSQQWQLFWAQPRQVCDVYARCGAFGICSQVNLQFCSCLPAFKPTSPSDWDMRDFSSGCERITTLNCIVKEEKYDFIASYVPLSFLSSLPAYGTPALDDSECRKSCLNDCTCDAYSFLLKTCWLWNDDNLKNLSLVLKSGESQNVPLNIKVSSSDLPNKTKAQKVNTKVIVTGTISGFLGLIFLCGISLVIYRRVKRQGSREDNRQNLELQHNDPAATVKFLVDPGILSAEDRRDIDVPFYDFKIISTSTDYFSLANKLGQGGFGPVYKGVLPGGAEVAVKRLSSQSGQGLKEFKNEVLLIAKLQHRNLVRLLGYSMKDHEMILLYEYMPNKSLDRFIFDRTLCMRLDWSMRFDIIMGIARGILYLHQDSRLRIIHRDLKASNVLLDDEMNPKISDFGLPKIVKGTDSESSTKRVIGTYGYMAPEYALDGLFSVKSDVFSFGVVVLEIISGKRNTGYYHNQQAFSLVSYAWGLWKDNTPLNLLDLALAESCNSIEVLRCIVIGLLCIQEDPRDRPTMLNVVLMLGMDNESLPDPKEPAFVSKARYTSLMTSSSTSEINQLTITEEQGR, encoded by the exons ATGATTTCAATATCTGCTCGTTTGGTTTTATGTTTCTTTCTCATTCCTGCTCTTACATATGGTGCTGATACTTTAATGGTGAACCAATCTCTATCTGGAAACCAGACGCTCGTCTCACGAGATGCAAATTTTGAATTGGGCTTCTTTAAACCAGGTAAGTCCAACAACAATTACATAGGCATTTGGTACAAAAgagtcaaacaaacaacaatagtgTGGGTTGCAAATAGAGATACACCCATCTCTGATACATCATCTTCTAGCTTGATTATCAAAGGTGGTAACTTAGTGCTCTTAAATGAGTCAAACACTCAGATTTGGTCAACAAGTTTACCTACCAGTGGTGTAAGTTCTGCTTCTGTATTGCTTCTTGATGATGGTAATTTAGTTCTGAGATACGGGTCAAATTCAAGTCCACCGATTTGGCAAAGTTTTGATCATCCAACTCAAACATTCTTGCCTGGAAGTAAGCTTGGTTACAACAAAATAACAAATTCAAAACAAGTTATTAGTTCGTGGAAAAGTATAGATGATCCTGCAACGGGACTCTATTCTTTGGAGGTCGACCAAGATCAGAAACAATACCTAATTAAGTGGAATAATAGTGTAACGTATTGGACCAGTGGATCTTGGAATGATCGAACTCATATCTTTAACTTGGTACCCGAAATGAGATTGAATTATATCTATAATTACAGCTACATTGACAATGTTAACGAGAGTTATTTCACTTATTCGTTATATTACCCTTCGATCATCTCTAGATTAGTTATAGATGTCTCAGGGCAGATTCAGCAGATGTCATGGCTTGAAAGTTCGCAGCAGTGGCAGTTGTTTTGGGCTCAACCACGACAAGTTTGCGATGTTTATGCTAGATGCGGTGCTTTTGGTATTTGCAGTCAAGTTAATTTGCAATTCTGTAGTTGTTTGCCTGCTTTTAAGCCAACATCACCTAGTGATTGGGATATGCGTGATTTTTCAAGCGGGTGTGAGAGAATAACCACATTGAATTGTATCGTTAAGGAAGAAAAGTATGATTTTATTGCAAGTTATGTCCCGCTCAGTTTTCTTTCCTCGTTACCTGCATATGGAACTCCAGCATTGGATGATTCAGAATGCCGAAAGTCTTGCTTAAATGACTGCACTTGTGATGCGTATAGTTTTCTCTTAAAAACATGTTGGCTTTGGAATGATGACAACTTGAAAAATTTATCGCTTGTGTTAAAATCAGGCGAGTCACAGAATGTTCCATTGAACATCAAGGTTTCTTCCTCCGATCTTCCTAACAAAACTAAGGCTCAAAAAGTCAATACTAAGGTCATTGTAACAG GGACCATTTCAGGGTTTTTGGGTCTTATATTTCTTTGCGGTATCAGCCTTGTAATTTACAGAAGGGTGAAAAGACAAG GAAGCAGGGAAGATAACAGACAAAACTTAGAACTTCAGCATAACGACCCTGCTGCAACTGTAAAATTTTTGGTAGACCCAGGGATACTGAGTGCAGAAGATAGAAGGGACATTGATGTACCATTTTAtgacttcaaaatcatatcaacatCAACTGATTACTTTTCTCTTGCAAATAAACTTGGACAAGGGGGTTTTGGCCCTGTTTATAAG GGAGTGCTCCCTGGAGGAGCTGAAGTAGCAGTGAAGAGGTTGTCAAGTCAGTCTGGACAGGGCTTGAAGGAATTCAAAAATGAGGTCTTATTAATTGCCAAACTGCAGCACCGTAATCTTGTTAGGCTCTTGGGGTACAGCATGAAGGATCATGAAATGATATTACTCTATGAATACATGCCTAATAAAAGCTTGGATCGTTTTATATTTG ATAGGACGCTCTGTATGCGTCTTGACTGGTCAATGCGCTTCGATATtatcatgggaattgctcgaggaATTTTGTATCTTCACCAAGATTCGCGGTTAAGAATTATTCATAGAGATTTAAAAGCAAGCAATGTGTTATTAGATGATGAAATGAATCCCAAAATTTCAGACTTTGGTTTGCCAAAGATAGTTAAAGGCACAGATAGTGAATCTAGTACCAAAAGAGTTATTGGAACCTA TGGTTACATGGCTCCAGAATACGCGCTAGATGGATTGTTCTCAGTAAAATCCGATGTTTTTAGCTTTGGAGTAGTTGTTCTCGAAATTATTAGTGGAAAAAGAAACACGGGTTATTATCATAATCAACAAGCCTTTAGTCTTGTATCTTAT GCGTGGGGTTTGTGGAAAGATAATACACCTTTAAATTTACTAGATCTTGCTTTAGCTGAATCATGCAACTcgatcgaagtgttaagatgtatTGTTATTGGACTCCTGTGCATACAAGAAGACCCTCGAGATCGTCCAACCATGTTGAATGTAGTTTTGATGTTGGGGATGGATAACGAGAGCTTACCGGATCCTAAAGAAccggcttttgtttctaaagctcgGTATACTAGTTTAATGACATCTTCAAGTACATCTGAGATCAATCAACTGACTATCACAGAAGAACAAGGGAGATAG